Below is a window of Malus domestica chromosome 13, GDT2T_hap1 DNA.
CCTCTGTGTCTGTCAAATCTTATTAATCTCTGCGAGCAGAGGTAGCAAAACAACCTTGAAAAAAAACCCCCCACAACTTTCCATATGTTTTTTTTGACACCCCCGTTAACCCCTCATAATCATAAACTACTAATGACACATTCTTCAAAGAACACgaaaatataaaaatactaATAAAAGAAAACCCAAATGGCGCAATGCctgtatagagagagagagagagagcgagagcagCAGAGGCTTAAttcaattcaatgttttgattcGAAGGGGTGAAGACTGAAGAGCCGCCATTAAAGCTTTAAGCTTGGGGCTTGTCCCACTTGAGTGGCTTGACAACCTCCCAGGTGAAGTCGGGGTCATCCCTCCCGAAGTGTCCGTAGGCGGCGGTCTTCAAAAACCTTCCATTGCCACCCCTCTTGAGGTCCAGGTTGATGGAGATCATGCCTGGCCTGAAATCGAATGTCTCCTTCACAATCTTGAGGATCTCCTTGTCAGGGATCTTTCCGGTGCCATAAGAATCAACAAACACTGACAAAGGCTCGGGCACACCGATGGCATAGGAAACCTGCACAATGCACCTCCTTGCAAGTCCATTGGCCACAATGGACTTTGCAGCCTGCCTCACAATGTAGGCACCACTCCTGTCCACCTTGGTTGGGTCCTTGCCTGAGAAGGCACCACCTCCGTGAGCACCCCATCCTCCATAGGTGTCGATGATGATCTTGCGGCCGGTGAGACCAGCGTCACCATGAGGGCCCCCAATCACAAATCTGCCAGATGGGTTGAGATGGAAGATGGTCTTCTCATCAAGGTACTTCTCTGGGATCACAGGCTTGATAACATGCTCCTTGAGATCAGCGGCAATCTCATCGTTTGTCACGGTCTCATCGTGCTGGGTTGAAATCAGGACGGTGTGGACGCGAATTGGGACCATGGCACCCTTGTCATTGAAATACTCAATAGTGACTTGGGTCTTGCCATCAGGCCTCAACCAGGCACAAGTGCCGTTCTTGCGAACCTCAGTGAGCTTGGCACCAAGCTTGGTTGCAAGGACGTGGGTGAGTGGCATGAGCTCGGGGGTCTCATCAGTAGCATACCCAAACATGTGGCCTTGGTCACCAGCACCAATTTCCTCAGGCCTCTTGGAGAAATGACCATGGACACCTTGAGCAATGTCAGGACTCTGCTGCTCAATGTTCACAAGAACCTTGCAGTTGTCGGCATCAAGACCCACATCGTCTGATACGAAACCAATTGTCCGGCATGTGTCACGAACGATCTTCTCATAGTCCACATTGGCCTTGGTGGTGATTTCTCCGAAGACCATGACCATGTTGGTCTTGGTGCAGGTCTCGCAGGCGACCTTGCTGTCGGGGTCTTGTGTGAGGCAGGCATCGAGCACTGCATCGGAGATCTGGTCACAGAGCTTGTCTGGGTGACCCTCATTGACTGATTCGGATGTGAACAAGAAGGTCTCCATATCTtacaatctgaaaaaaaaacacaatagcATAGCACATAGTAAGAACATGAAAATCTACAAGGCCACACAGTTATCAATTCTTCTGCAAACAAAATCTAAAActtcaacacatgcaaaatcCAAAATTCAAAATACAGATCCAAAATTCAAAATACGACATGAATTACTAAATCAACTGCACGCATAAACTGCTACCAGATCTGCAATGTCAGAGTCCATTTCTAAAATCTAAAACTCCAACGGTAACAATTCGAGAAAAAGCAACTACTTTCCAATAGATTtgctaaaaataataaaaatccaGATCCAAAACTTTCCATATTTCAACAAAAATTCAATCTGCGGTGTCAGAATCCACTTCTAAAATCTTATCCAAACGGTAACAAATCGAAAAAAAGGCAGCCATTTTATCCACACAAATTAACAAAACTCCAGATCCAATTTCCACGTATTTCCCCAAATCACACACAAAACGATTCCAATTCCACAACCACCAACTCCAAACAACAGAtctaaaacccaaattcaaacaaaacgAGACGAACTCGAAACCCACAAGGGAACAGAGACGTACCTGGGAATCGAGAGAGAGATAAGGGGGAGAGAGTTGCTTGAGTAGAGGAAAAGAATGGGTTTTTGTGGTTTCCTCCTCAAGCGGTTCGAGGAAGTAAGGGTTTTGAGGTCCCAATTTATAGGGAATGTGGGTGGCCCTCCACACCCCCCAAGCTGCATAATTTGGGTTAGATTCATCTCGGTCACGTGGCAAGGGAATCAAGGGGATCATATTTAATCTCGGCCGTCGGTGGGGGTGAGTTGGTGTGTAAAAATTAACAGATCTCTCTCATCAATGTCACGTGATCAAGTgatttcttgaaatttgatacaacggttaaaattattataatttttaaaaaaaaatttgtatttagtcattaaatcaaattttaaaagtcCGAATTATTTGATCCGTTGATTTTGATGGAAAAGATCTGTAAAGGATCTCTTTCCAAGATTAAAAAACGAGGGATTTTTTAGATGGCCGGAGGACGCGTTTACCGCGCATCCCACCAACCCCAGCCTGTAGTGATCAGTCGACGGTTTTGACTAATCACACCCTTCGTTTTTTAGTCGATTGGCCAATCAACCCGTTGGAAATCTAACTGCAAGACCACAATTTAGTTGGAGATGGTTGTAACTGACCGACGCCTCTTGTTTGAAACTTTGTGTTGAACATAATTTCTGTTGTGTCGTGTTTGGTTTGATATTGTTTAATAACTTCGATCGTATTGTGTCGTGTTAAGTCGTACTTAATTGTATTGAGTTCAAACTCAATACGAATATAAGACACATATATGAATGAATTACGAGTTTAGTATGAAAATTGGTGCAGAACAGCTCAATGTGAGCTCACTACAAGGTTTGGTTCAGAATGATATATCTTATATCACTAACTTGTTATTTGAGTCTAATGATCTTAACAAAATATACAGTCCCGAACACCCCATGAAAAGCTTTATTTCCAAACCAGAACACCTTTATGTGCGAAGTTTGGTATTTTGTTTGGTCCTATTTTCTGAACAGATTGGTGAGAATTTATATTGAAAGATTTAAAAGTTGAGTTGGGTCTTTCTACTACAAGGCAAAGGCTTTGGCTTATTTGGGGTTTGTATCATTTTCTGAGTATGGGTGGGTTGGTGAGTTTGTGATTTGGTATTCCATCGTTTTCTATATAATCctatcttgattttttttttaattttttttatggtagCACCACCAACCCCCACCAAACttaggtaaaaaaaattaaaaaatgttacTTTCAACTGTTTAACTAATTACGTACTTATATTGGAATCTCGTGAATGatgaattcaataccaaattaggctgcccattgTATGACTTAACCGAACTCCCACtccccttaatgtaaaaatatcgatgtactaaaaaaactaATTACGTAAGGACATTGTTATTGGCCAGTTAAAAATCTCGTTGTGTAGttttcacaagtgtatttttttctaaatataaaaagtttagAGTGGACAATGAGAGTTTTGAAatgttaataacaattttcttaagaaatttagtttaaatacaaatcCAAAATAAGTTTAAGCTCAATTACCTTATTTTTAGTTTAGATACTAGTTTAAAAGTTAAACTAACGCCCAACCCTATTATCATAAGGCCATACAAGGCATTTACCTTCCCAATAAATTGCGACTAACCTGCATACGTAATATTTCTTTTAGAGAAGTTAAAAATTGAACTGCGTTAATCGCTTTAGGGCATATGTCTAGTTTTCAAGGACCTTTTAAAACCCGAAACGCAAAATGATTAACCAAACACTATCAAACCTTTTAAAACCGTAAGCCCTCAAAGTCTATCCTAAGCTCTAAAGGGAACTTATAAGATctcgtttggatgtacttttaaaatgactgaaaatgtttttggtgaaaatatttttagaacaaatttttagtaaaaatgcaagtaaatcctgaaaaaacacttaaagtgcttcctgaaagaagcacataactgatcATTCTTGTAGAAAACACTTCAAATGCTTTTGGAACCTAAAACAATTTTCTCTAAGAacactttcagttattttagaAGCACATCCAAGCGAAAGATAAAACTCTAAAAGAGTTAAGTTTGAGGATAATATGGTAATCTCACATGTATTTTTCAGTCATTAATCAGGATTTAACTATAATATATACATGTATGTAATATAATCTTCATCTAGATGGTCATCGACTCATGAtgattatattaaatatatattcacATAACTATCTTTTTATTTGACTATCTAACGATGATTGTATTAAATATCCGTAAGCATTGTAGTTAATTTCCACTAAAtgtatttttactaaaataTTTAGTTAGTCTTGGTATTCTTTCTTAAATATagtgttttctttttaaaacaTATGTTTCATTTGGTATTTAATTCCTTTGTCCTAATAGGATCAAACTGCTATGAATCTAAATGCTGAGGCAAAAGATACATTTTTCAAAGGGTGTGCTTTCCAcatattcttttttactttttttacatCCTTTGTTAattctgtcatttgatcttctttaattcatccaatccgatgaacgaaaattaaaaaggcatgagaaaagtaaaaaggggtgtgtggatattatACCCCATTTTTCAATTGTATACTATTTCAGTCAAAGTTCCTACAGAACCACCCcccaataaaaaaatcaaagtcaAAATTTATAATTCGTTGGTCATGTTATCTATTTATAAAATAACACGTAAAATAATATATCACGTAATATTTTCTAAACGTATCACAATTTTCTTGAGGCAAATGGGACCTCAAGTGGCAAGTGTTGCAAAAGCATGGTCCAATTCCAATCAAACGTAAGCGTGGCTTCCTAATAGTGCTATATTATGATAAGCAATGTTAATTATATAGAACATGCTCTATTAAATCTACAAATTGCAAtccgaaaaaataataaataaaaataaaagcttTGCACATGAGATGTCCTGTGGACGTGTTTAGTGCTGACCTAACGCATATAATTACTCTACAAGGACGTGGCACCGTGattgtatttcttgttcttttttgttttaggccatttcattttcttaattaattatgttttggcttaaaacataattaaaacaATAGCTTATGTTGAACAAAGAATAGTTCCTTATAGAGTATCGTGGAGGGGAGGGGGGCTAGTGAGGCCTTCAAAATTTAAGGGCGTGGAGTGGAGTGACAGTACAATGACAAAGTACATATGAACAAATCCTcccaaataatttattttttcaaaaaatcaatttcaaattgaaaataaacaataaaaacttatatgtttttattcaaaatggtcTGTGAAATTGGCATAATTTTGCATTTTGGTCTctgatatttaaaataaatagaaGTGTGGTTTTTGGGATTGTCtaccatcaattattttgatcattccgtgAGAAatctttattaaattgaggataTTTTTGCCAAATCAACCTCTCCCTTTGAATTAgtggtttcttcaatttaataGGGATTTTTTACATAATGGCCAAATTGATTGACCGTGGACAATCTcatgaccatttctattgattttaaattttaataaccAAGGTAAGGAGTTATGACAATTTATAAGATCATTTTGGCTTAAAAGCCAAACTTGTATATTAAAAAGTTATATTGTGGGTGGAGTTAACAATTTTGCGGAGGGAGAGAGATGGGGGTTTTCGCTGTGGTGATTTGTGGTTAAAGGAATGTTTGGGGAGATGGCGGGGACTAAGGAGAGGTAGTGGATGTGCCGCAGGATAAGGGTGAACAAAGAAGAGATGGGTAACTTCTTCTATGTTAAAATGATCTGATTGGCTATTTattactacggtctagtagtatttctcttaacttgtaagtgagaggtcttagtttcgattttcgccaaaagtaaatttgaaccacaagcccattatgaggctaagtttACCTCATCcctttaatataaataatatcgtttgttaaaaaaaaattaatccgattgtaattaagttaaaatttaggtaatttaggcaaaaaaaatcaataaaaacttTACTATTTAACCATATatcaatgatatatttttattaattaggcaTAGGCCAATGATAAATGTCACATAGACTTTAAGTGATTATAAGTACTTGGAATTTGACTTTTCTATCCATCTTTCCTTATCTCTCTTTATATTTTAACACACATTATGTCCAACCAGCCCTTAACTATCTCATCTTCATtgtctcttctctctctctctctctctctctctctctctctctctctctctctaacaatAATATCAAAGTATAATCACAGAACAGGAAACAAACATTGGAACACGGTGTCTGAATCCATATAAACTATTTGAATATCAGTGTACAATCATAGAATATGAAATAACCTCTGCGTTGCAGTGTCTAAATCTACATATCAGAATCACACAAACTTTTAAATATCAAAGTACAATCACAGAACAAACAAACTCTgcatcgttagggggagataaacaTGCAAACGTTCCCGTAAAACACCgcgaattgtcgtggtatgctcccactatgtaTCATTTAGATCCTCGCACTGCCCAATCTGAAACTGAGGTGCAACGAATTATAAATAttcagagcattgctcaaagcatactagatgcttttaatgatctagcaaaggtgacaatATCACATATACCTGCTGCAAACgcacctgcaaggatagatgtaccccGAAGGTGGGGAGGCTGCACCTTCCACGCAGCAAGGTACATTGgaggctagccaatcatctgctccgACCCTGAACCGTGGCAGACCCTTTGGtttaaaggattcacaaccccggaagaggaagatggcaccaactagtgaccctagtttgaatccgaccatcGCTCACTAATCCATTCCAatgcatgaggttattctagataaCGGTGATACTTCAGACGAAACATGCCGAACTTCCGAGAATCGCGAGACTTAGGTCCACTACGCaatattggatgaggtttggaataggaatgagatGATCATTGACGATGCATTCACGTACTCAGTggctactgacatcatgcttagcgatgacattgaaccacctTTCGTCGATGAATGCCGACgtagaaccgattggtcaaacaggaaacaagcaatccaggtcgaactcgATTTGCTCGTGAAACATAAAGTGTTTAGACCTATCATTCCTACACCACCACACGTGAAGCCCATTGGCTACAAGTGAATTTTCATGAGGAAGCTttatgagaagaatgaaatattgcgatacaaagcacgcctcgtagCGCAAGCTTCTCTCAGTGTCCTaagattgattacgaggagacgtattccccTGTAGTGGACGTTATAATGTTCCATTACCTaattagtttggtagtttccgaaaacctaaatatgcagcttatggacgtggtaaccgcatatctctatggggatctagatacggaaattttcatgaaagttcTAGAATGACTTCCATtgattggttcaaatagttctagaccacggtacactctctcaattaggttgaggaggttactttatgaattgaaacaatccgaacggatgtggtataaccgtttgagtgaatgtttgacaagtcagggttatgtgaacaacgaattatgcccatacgtgttcataaagaagtcacattctggatttgcaatcgttgcaatttatgtcgatgacatgaacctcacgGGACTCCCGCAAAGCTTAAGAAAATTGCTGCACACTTGAAatcgaaatttgagatgaaagatcttgggaagACTCGATATTGCCTCGGTttggagatcgagcattgtttggatggaatcttagtacatcaatcgaactacccccaaaaggtgttgcgttattttaataaggataaagcgaagccttcgagtacacctatggtcgttcggactctagatgctaaacgagaccCCTTCAGTCCAAAGGAGGATGATGACGAGATTTTggaacctgaagttccttacctaagtgcaattggggtTTTATTGTACCTGACTTAGTGCACTAGACTTGACATCTCTTTCCCTGTTAATCtattggcaagatacagcaatgcgccTATACGCAGATACTGGAATAGTGTTAAAGATATTTTCCCCTACCTCAAGTGTAAAatcccgttcctggatttcactgttataatctacgtatttgtattattgagattttatattatttttcgagaatttatattaatttatttgaatttagatttcaattaaactagttacgaagagtgaagtttgaaaaattattatttactcGTTGACTTTCGAGGTCACAAGTAACGTTTTCGAATAGATCTTGAAATCACGAAAGCATAGGCGAAAGCTGTTTGCGAGTTCGAATTATTACAGTATAGTTACGGATGTTTAAAATCGTTTTACTAAACTATAggttataaattaattaaaactctcATTATGTGGGAATGGTAACCAATCAAAGCTGATGGaccattcaaaaaaaaaaaacagaaaaaaaaagtaaggaaCCAATTAGAAAGGAGGGaggtttcttaaaaaaaaaaatgaaggaggATCTGAATCTAACCCGTTTTGAGGGGAGGAGAATGGATTCGTTAACCCACCAACTTGACCCGCTTGTATCTCCTCCGTCCGAGctccgttttgggtgatcttggtgtccatggaaagctcttgacgACCCCTACATCTCTGTAGTGTTAGATTTCCCattttcttttccatctttGCAATTCAAAGCCACAAAGCCCACGACTTTTCCAGCGGTTTTATCATTTTTCCGGTGATTTGCAGCAACCATTTCCTTTgagtgaggtatgaaacttcatctactcttcataatcttcaagttgGTATGCTTAGTTTGTGCTTTCGTGTTCATTTTAGAGTTGGGTGTTTAGAACCCTAGAACTCCGGTTTTCTCCGATGAATTTGGACGGTTTCTGGTTAGAATTTATCGTCGGCCTGGTTTTGAAAAGTGTTTCCCTTGTTGAGCTCTAACTACTAGGTAAATTTGAGCTCTTTTAGTTAATGTTGAAAATTCAGGGTTTCTAAACCCTCCACCTTGGCTACCACCGCGTGTGGCAGTGCGTGGGACCGTCCACGAGTATGGTCTAAGTACCAAATACCTTCTAGTGACCTTCTGAACCTATGTCTAACTCGATTTcccgaaattcaattgtttggtgtggtgatcaaattggaccgccccttgtttgtgtgattgacgacaatccgaccgttggatcataatgaaattttagtatgtta
It encodes the following:
- the LOC103452632 gene encoding S-adenosylmethionine synthase 2, with protein sequence METFLFTSESVNEGHPDKLCDQISDAVLDACLTQDPDSKVACETCTKTNMVMVFGEITTKANVDYEKIVRDTCRTIGFVSDDVGLDADNCKVLVNIEQQSPDIAQGVHGHFSKRPEEIGAGDQGHMFGYATDETPELMPLTHVLATKLGAKLTEVRKNGTCAWLRPDGKTQVTIEYFNDKGAMVPIRVHTVLISTQHDETVTNDEIAADLKEHVIKPVIPEKYLDEKTIFHLNPSGRFVIGGPHGDAGLTGRKIIIDTYGGWGAHGGGAFSGKDPTKVDRSGAYIVRQAAKSIVANGLARRCIVQVSYAIGVPEPLSVFVDSYGTGKIPDKEILKIVKETFDFRPGMISINLDLKRGGNGRFLKTAAYGHFGRDDPDFTWEVVKPLKWDKPQA